A stretch of Vespula vulgaris chromosome 5, iyVesVulg1.1, whole genome shotgun sequence DNA encodes these proteins:
- the LOC127063864 gene encoding meiosis-specific nuclear structural protein 1-like gives MIEKMKLKKDTYEDEIELERTKIMEKGDIIRSIQRLHIERLEAEEKEKLVCSQKAHDLRNRQIERAYKLAQELARLKSKEARELRDLKCNKKLSRSPPACFLVDLQSRLLEEKIRKDAQSFDIAQRCYVDDTLNKMLLEKSEENKRLYLADLQNQIIEKRRILRELDEERQRERKIMEQMLDAIHEEDIRTEKHKQKIQTCLQAEKKATFEARKVWKDIQKATISEENKKIADIMVEKELEYKKQMEKKKDISAMREATTERIARKMLDDEIKMMEKEAICNELYLEKKKIKEIEESLKLALEKRLQAKEIFDEMISNMVTI, from the exons ATGATAGAGAAGATGAAACTGAAGAAGGATACTTATGAAGACGAAATAGAATtagaacgaacaaaaataatgGAGAAGGGCGATATTATACGATCTATACAACGTTTACATATAGAGCGTTTAGAagccgaagaaaaagaaaaactcgttTGTTCTCAGAAAGCTCACGATTTACGAAATCGACAAATCGAAAGAGCTTATAAATTAGCTCAGGAATTGGCACGtcttaaaa GTAAAGAAGCGCGGGAATTGCGTGATTTAAAATGTAACAAGAAATTATCGCGATCTCCTCCAGCTTGTTTTTTGGTTGATCTACAATCACGATTGTTAGAAGAAAAGATTCGCAAAGATGCGCAATCTTTTGACATAGCTCAACGATGTTACGTCGACGATACCTTAAATAAAATGCTATTGGAAAAATCGGAAGAAAACAAACGACTTTATCTTGCCGATTTGCAGAatcaaattattgaaaaacgtCGTATATTGAGAGAATTGGATGAGGAGAGGCAACGCGAACGTAAGATCATGGAACAAATGCTCGATGCTATTCACGAAGAGGATATTCGTACGGAGaaacataaacaaaaaattcaaacCTGTTTACAAGCTGAGAAGAAAGCTACTTTTGAAGCGAGAAAAGTATGGAAGGACATACAAAAAGCTACGATTAgcgaggaaaataaaaaaatcgccGATATCATGGTTGAGAAAGAacttgaatataaaaaacaaatggagaaaaaa AAAGATATCAGCGCGATGAGAGAAGCGACGACGGAAAGAATTGCGAGGAAGATGTTGGACGATGAGATCAAAATGATGGAAAAGGAAGCAATTTGCAATGaattgtatttagaaaaaaagaaaatcaaggaAATTGAAGAATCTTTAAAATTAGCCTTGGAAAAGCGACTACAAGCTAAAGAAATCTTCGACGAAATG ataaGCAATATGGTGAcgatttga
- the LOC127063930 gene encoding ubiquitin carboxyl-terminal hydrolase 14 codes for MPQYTVKVKWGKELYPNVEVNTDEEPMLFKAQLYALTGVQPERQKVMVKGITLKDDDWGNIGLKDGVTVLMMGSKEEDVPTEPKEKPLFLEDMNESELATALDLPAGLANLGNTCYLNATVQCLKTVPELREALKNYCGTLSTMGNSSLAPAQNITAALRDLYENMDRGSPFPPVILLQMMHIAFPRFAEKFEHGVFQQQDANECWTELVRMLQQKLPAKVNSDAAEDDSQSYKPGSLIEQYFGGTFDTELKCIESEDEPPTKGKEEFLQLSCFISTDVKYMHSGLRSKMQEQITKMSATLGRDALYTKTSKISRLPAYLTIQFVRFFYKEKEAINAKILKDVKFPLEFDAFELCSSELQSKLTPMREKFKEYEDNLVEEAAKLKDKKDKGDEKSRKMKDEPFWFPNDLGSNNSGYYTLQAVLTHRGRSSSSGHYVAWVHQKNDTWLKCDDDTVSIVSSEEVLKLSGGGDWHCAYVLLYGPRVLKVPETETKICDASPTE; via the exons ATGCCACAATACACAG TTAAAGTCAAATGGGGCAAAGAGCTTTACCCTAACGTAGAAGTTAATACAGATGAAGAACCAATGTTATTTAAAGCCCAACTCTATGCATTGACAGGAGTACAACCAGAAAGACAAAAAGTTATGGTCAAAGGAATAACGTTGAAGGACGACGATTGGGGCAATATTGGTTTGAAAGAT gGCGTTACCGTATTAATGATGGGTTCTAAAGAAGAGGACGTACCTACGGAACCAAAAGAGAAGCCTCTGTTTTTGGAAGATATGAATGAATCCGAGTTGGCTACAGCGTTAGATTTGCCAGCTGGCCTGGCTAATCTTGGAAATACTTGTTATCTTAACGCGACCGTACAATGTCTTAAAACCGTACCGGAGTTGAGAGaagctttaaaaaattattgtggTACTCTATCAACCATGGGTAATTCCTCTCTCGCGCCTGCGCAGAACATAACGGCAGCTCTAAGAGATCTTTACGAAAATATGGATAGAGGATCGCCCTTTCCACCTGTTATTCTTTTACAAATGATGCATATAGCTTTTCCAAGATTCGCCGAGAAATTTGAGCACGGCGTTTTTCAACAACAAGACGCTAACGAATGTTGGACCGAACTCGTTAGAATGCTACAACAAAAGCTACCTGCAAAG gtAAATTCGGATGCTGCGGAGGATGATTCTCAGTCTTATAAGCCTGGATCGTTGATAGAACAATACTTTGGAGGAACATTTGATACAGAATTGAAATGTATCGAATCGGAGGATGAACCACCTActaaaggaaaggaagaatttCTACAATTGAGTTGCTTTATTTCAACGGATGTCAAATATATGCATTCTGGTCTTAGAAGTAAAATGCAAGAACAAATTACAAAAATGTCTGCGACTCTTGGGAGAGATGCATTGTATACTAAAAcg TCAAAAATTAGTAGGTTACCAGCATATTTAACTATCCaatttgttcgtttcttttataaagaaaaagaagccattaatgcaaaaattttaaaagatgtTAAGTTCCCATTGGAATTCGATGCTTTTGAATTGTGTAGTAGCGAACTCCAAAGCAAACTTACACCGATGCgggaaaaatttaaagaatacgAAGATAACTTGGTAGAAGAAGCTGCCAAATTGAAAGACAAGAAAGATAAAGGTGATGAAAAgtcgagaaaaatgaaagatgaaCCATTTTGGTTTCCAAATG ATTTAGGATCCAATAATAGCGGTTATTATACGCTACAAGCAGTTTTAACTCATAGGGGTCGATCAAGTAGTAGTGGTCATTACGTAGCATGGGTTCATCAAAAAAACGATACATGGTTGAAATGTGACGATGATACTGTTAGTATTGTTAGTAGTGAAGAAGTATTAAAGCTTAGTGGCGGTGGTGATTGGCATTGTGCATACGTTCTTCTATATGGTCCACGAGTTCTAAAAGTACCTGAGACTGAGACAAAGATATGTGATGCTTCACCTACGGAATAA
- the LOC127063937 gene encoding calcium channel flower isoform X1 encodes MSFGEKIASIMQRPGQDPVAKDDIPWWMKYAGRGLGTVGGFIAIFLGAWNCATILLASIICFLSGIWQMVAGFIVLMIEAPCCCMFIDFVQNLSDMVESKPYWNRAAAYCVLALPPVFLCPGINSILGSGFIFATGIIYGLMSIGRKASWGEMRSAAMETQTPSSSMQSTLVENAQPMGYSSKPDSNV; translated from the exons ATG TCGTTCGGTGAAAAAATAGCATCGATAATGCAAAGGCCTGGCCAGGATCCTGTCGCTAAGGACGATATTCCCTGGTGGATGAAATATGCTGGGCGAGGGCTCGGCACTGTAGGCGGTTTCA TCGCAATCTTTCTGGGAGCTTGGAATTGTGCAACGATCTTATTAGCTTCGATAATCTGTTTTCTTAGCGGTATATGGCAGATGGTAGCTGGTTTTATAGTTTTGATGATCGAAGCACCTTGTTGTTGTATGTTCATCGATTTTGTCCAAAATCTAAGTGATATGGTGGAGAGCAAACCTTATTGGAATAGAGCAGCAGCTTATTGCGT ATTAGCATTGCCACCGGTCTTCCTTTGTCCAGGGATAAATAGCATACTTGGTAGTGGATTTATTTTTGCGACTGGTATAATATATGGATTAATGTCAATTGGAAGAAA GGCATCGTGGGGGGAAATGAGATCAGCAGCAATGGAAACGCAAACTCCTTCATCAAGTATGCAGTCAACGCTCGTTGAAAATGCTCAACCAATGGGCTATAGTAGTAAACCAGATAGTAATGTTTGA
- the LOC127063937 gene encoding calcium channel flower isoform X2 has protein sequence MSFGEKIASIMQRPGQDPVAKDDIPWWMKYAGRGLGTVGGFIAIFLGAWNCATILLASIICFLSGIWQMVAGFIVLMIEAPCCCMFIDFVQNLSDMVESKPYWNRAAAYCVLALPPVFLCPGINSILGSGFIFATGIIYGLMSIGRKGTRPDPAGMTSSGVGSPQGTVPPTTDHHTTLMEDPDVWRPT, from the exons ATG TCGTTCGGTGAAAAAATAGCATCGATAATGCAAAGGCCTGGCCAGGATCCTGTCGCTAAGGACGATATTCCCTGGTGGATGAAATATGCTGGGCGAGGGCTCGGCACTGTAGGCGGTTTCA TCGCAATCTTTCTGGGAGCTTGGAATTGTGCAACGATCTTATTAGCTTCGATAATCTGTTTTCTTAGCGGTATATGGCAGATGGTAGCTGGTTTTATAGTTTTGATGATCGAAGCACCTTGTTGTTGTATGTTCATCGATTTTGTCCAAAATCTAAGTGATATGGTGGAGAGCAAACCTTATTGGAATAGAGCAGCAGCTTATTGCGT ATTAGCATTGCCACCGGTCTTCCTTTGTCCAGGGATAAATAGCATACTTGGTAGTGGATTTATTTTTGCGACTGGTATAATATATGGATTAATGTCAATTGGAAGAAA AGGAACCAGGCCCGACCCGGCAGGAATGACGTCGTCGGGTGTGGGCTCCCCACAGGGTACAGTACCTCCTACTACAGATCACCATACCACACTCATGGAGGATCCTGATGTCTGGAGGCCTACATAA
- the LOC127063929 gene encoding tyrosine-protein kinase Src42A isoform X1 → MGNCFSSSRDPDKDNSDRIGNPNIDAVVSPTSPVPTPPPDPIRPVPQIPDANVPSAKIFVALYDYDARTDEDLSFRKGEHLEILNDTQGDWWLARSKRTRKEGYIPSNYVAKLKSIEAEPWYFRKIKRIEAEKKLLLPENDHGAFLIRDSESRHNDYSLSVRDGDTVKHYRIRQLDEGGFFIARRTTFRNLQDLVEHYSKDADGLCVNLCKPCVQVEKPVTEGLSHRTRDQWEIDRSSLKFLRKLGQGQFGEVWEGQWNNTTPVAIKTLKPGTMDPKDFLAEAQIMKKLRHAKLIQLYAVCTMEEPIYIITELMRHGSLLEYLQGVRGRALKLQQLIDMAAQIATGMAYLESQNYIHRDLAARNVLVADGNVVKIADFGLARLIKEDEYEARIGARFPIKWTAPEAANYSKFSIKSDVWSFGILLTELVTFGRIPYPGMTNAEVLNQVEHGYRMPCPPGCPTALYDIMLECWNKDPMKRPTFETLQWKLEDFFTMEGSEYKEASAY, encoded by the exons ATGGGGAACTGTTTCAGCAGTAGCAGAGATCCGGATAAAGACAACTCTGATAGGATAGGCAATCCCAACATAGATGCTGTGGTATCGCCAACTAGTCCAGTGCCAACACCACCTCCTGATCCTATAAGGCCGGTCCCACAAATTCCAGATGCTAATGTGCCAAGTGCTAAGATATTCGTAGCGCTTTACGATTACGATGCTCGTACAGACGAAGATCTCAGCTTTCGGAAGGGTGAACATTTGGAAATACTCAACGATACCCAAGGAGATTGGTGGCTAGCCAGAAGTAAACGGACTAGAAAAGAAGGCTATATACCTAGCAATTATGTTGCTAAGTTAAAATCGATAGAAGCTGAACC gtGGTACTTTAGGAAGATAAAACGAATTGAggcagaaaagaaattattattaccagaAAATGATCATGGTGCATTTTTGATTAGAGATTCCGAAAGCCGTCACAATGATTATTCTCTTTCAG tACGTGATGGAGATACCGTCAAGCATTACCGCATACGACAATTGGACGAAGGAGGCTTTTTCATTGCTAGGCGGACCACATTTAGAAATCTTCAAGATCTTGTTGAACACTACAGTAAAGATGCCGATGGATTGTGTGTAAATCTCTGTAAACCGTGTGTGCAG GTTGAGAAACCTGTAACGGAAGGCCTTAGTCATCGTACACGAGACCAATGGGAGATAGATCGTTCATCCCTTAAGTTTTTGCGGAAACTGGGACAGGGTCAGTTTGGAGAAGTATGGGAAGGACAATGGAATAACACGACACCAGTAGCTATCAAAACTCTTAAACCAGGCACCATGGATCCGAAAGACTTTTTGGCAGAAGCACAAATTATGAAGAAACTTAGACATGCAAAATTAATTCAGCTCTATGCCGTGTGTACAATGGAAGAAccaatttatattatcaccGAATTGATGAGGCATGGCAGTTTATTAGAATACTTGCAAG GAGTAAGAGGAAGAGCTTTGAAATTACAGCAATTAATTGATATGGCTGCACAAATAGCCACTGGTATGGCGTATCTAGAATCACAGAATTATATTCATAGAGATTTGGCTGCGCGAAATGTTTTAGTAGCGGATGGTAATGTCGTTAAGATAGCAGATTTCGGTTTAGCTCGACTGATCAAAGAGGACGAATACGAAGCTCGTATAGGGGCACGATTTCCAATTAAATGGACTGCTCCCGAAGCTGCTAATTACAGTAAATTCAGTATTAAGTCTGATGTATGGTCATTTGGTATCCTTCTTACTGAACTCGTTACTTTTGGAAGAATACCATATCCAG GTATGACGAATGCAGAAGTATTAAACCAGGTAGAACATGGATATAGAATGCCTTGTCCACCTGGATGTCCAACGGCACTATACGATATTATGTTAGAATGTTGGAACAAAGATCCTATGAAGAGGCCGACGTTCGAAACTCTTCAATGGAAACTGGAAGATTTCTTCACAATGGAGGGATCGGAATATAAGGAAGCATCTGCGTATTGA
- the LOC127063929 gene encoding tyrosine-protein kinase Src42A isoform X2: MGNCFSSSRDPDKDNSDRIGNPNIDAVVSPTSPVPTPPPDPIRPVPQIPDANVPSAKIFVALYDYDARTDEDLSFRKGEHLEILNDTQGDWWLARSKRTRKEGYIPSNYVAKLKSIEAEPWYFRKIKRIEAEKKLLLPENDHGAFLIRDSESRHNDYSLSVRDGDTVKHYRIRQLDEGGFFIARRTTFRNLQDLVEHYSKDADGLCVNLCKPCVQKPVTEGLSHRTRDQWEIDRSSLKFLRKLGQGQFGEVWEGQWNNTTPVAIKTLKPGTMDPKDFLAEAQIMKKLRHAKLIQLYAVCTMEEPIYIITELMRHGSLLEYLQGVRGRALKLQQLIDMAAQIATGMAYLESQNYIHRDLAARNVLVADGNVVKIADFGLARLIKEDEYEARIGARFPIKWTAPEAANYSKFSIKSDVWSFGILLTELVTFGRIPYPGMTNAEVLNQVEHGYRMPCPPGCPTALYDIMLECWNKDPMKRPTFETLQWKLEDFFTMEGSEYKEASAY, encoded by the exons ATGGGGAACTGTTTCAGCAGTAGCAGAGATCCGGATAAAGACAACTCTGATAGGATAGGCAATCCCAACATAGATGCTGTGGTATCGCCAACTAGTCCAGTGCCAACACCACCTCCTGATCCTATAAGGCCGGTCCCACAAATTCCAGATGCTAATGTGCCAAGTGCTAAGATATTCGTAGCGCTTTACGATTACGATGCTCGTACAGACGAAGATCTCAGCTTTCGGAAGGGTGAACATTTGGAAATACTCAACGATACCCAAGGAGATTGGTGGCTAGCCAGAAGTAAACGGACTAGAAAAGAAGGCTATATACCTAGCAATTATGTTGCTAAGTTAAAATCGATAGAAGCTGAACC gtGGTACTTTAGGAAGATAAAACGAATTGAggcagaaaagaaattattattaccagaAAATGATCATGGTGCATTTTTGATTAGAGATTCCGAAAGCCGTCACAATGATTATTCTCTTTCAG tACGTGATGGAGATACCGTCAAGCATTACCGCATACGACAATTGGACGAAGGAGGCTTTTTCATTGCTAGGCGGACCACATTTAGAAATCTTCAAGATCTTGTTGAACACTACAGTAAAGATGCCGATGGATTGTGTGTAAATCTCTGTAAACCGTGTGTGCAG AAACCTGTAACGGAAGGCCTTAGTCATCGTACACGAGACCAATGGGAGATAGATCGTTCATCCCTTAAGTTTTTGCGGAAACTGGGACAGGGTCAGTTTGGAGAAGTATGGGAAGGACAATGGAATAACACGACACCAGTAGCTATCAAAACTCTTAAACCAGGCACCATGGATCCGAAAGACTTTTTGGCAGAAGCACAAATTATGAAGAAACTTAGACATGCAAAATTAATTCAGCTCTATGCCGTGTGTACAATGGAAGAAccaatttatattatcaccGAATTGATGAGGCATGGCAGTTTATTAGAATACTTGCAAG GAGTAAGAGGAAGAGCTTTGAAATTACAGCAATTAATTGATATGGCTGCACAAATAGCCACTGGTATGGCGTATCTAGAATCACAGAATTATATTCATAGAGATTTGGCTGCGCGAAATGTTTTAGTAGCGGATGGTAATGTCGTTAAGATAGCAGATTTCGGTTTAGCTCGACTGATCAAAGAGGACGAATACGAAGCTCGTATAGGGGCACGATTTCCAATTAAATGGACTGCTCCCGAAGCTGCTAATTACAGTAAATTCAGTATTAAGTCTGATGTATGGTCATTTGGTATCCTTCTTACTGAACTCGTTACTTTTGGAAGAATACCATATCCAG GTATGACGAATGCAGAAGTATTAAACCAGGTAGAACATGGATATAGAATGCCTTGTCCACCTGGATGTCCAACGGCACTATACGATATTATGTTAGAATGTTGGAACAAAGATCCTATGAAGAGGCCGACGTTCGAAACTCTTCAATGGAAACTGGAAGATTTCTTCACAATGGAGGGATCGGAATATAAGGAAGCATCTGCGTATTGA